The following proteins are encoded in a genomic region of Catharus ustulatus isolate bCatUst1 chromosome 4, bCatUst1.pri.v2, whole genome shotgun sequence:
- the LOC116995876 gene encoding TRIO and F-actin-binding protein isoform X3, with product MSPPSLVRGAERQRVKPGEPLHLAGPRKPPECSWQSLREKLTSSQPGKGTSSDCKGRGKPLRPTSPTRPQEQDWRGRGDAHQAQVWEKDWKRQEIPVCHAGVMRQLERDWKSPARCLDVGLRPDDSWIRPESPVQDLEENWNGHEHARDTHSPEKPLETDWGNKSLLIYHPQLGGSTFPLQSSTGSSGSPQPHLNVSKKRNKPDLLNFKKGWMSILDEPGEWKKHWFVLTDSSLRYYRDSNAEEADDLDGEIDLRSCTDVTEFAVQRNYGFQIHTKDAVFTLSAMTSGIRRNWIEALRKNVRPVSAPDVTKLPDCDKENFRNSVPQKGSLQAEEQQRPGSGSEGNSKSSHWKADGQRHAFDYVELSPLPQDPGNQGSLQRTKGSLRISDRTPKYEELERDLALRSEERRKWFETPDGRVPNSDGPAGDPSRKAGEQDLPTPPLSEDQRIRLNEEIEKKWLELERLPLKDLRRVPLTTLLNQSKGSQGDTNEVLKKEIQSLRAQLESCRARNESLREAAKSQGDSHVPRGYISQEACERSLAEMESSHQQVMEELQRHHQRELERLRQEKERLLAEEAAATAAAIEALKKAHREEMNKELGRTRSFQQCSSLPEALQKQHQLDVESLKRELQVLSEQYSQKCLEIGELTQKAEEREQILERCQREGKDLLQKNQELQTRLSDEIGKLRSFISSRSSGDRASHNNERSSCELEVLLRVKENELQYVKKEVQCLREELQMMQKDKRFASGKYQDVYAELNHIKVRSEREIEQLKEHLRLAMAALQEKESLCNSK from the exons ATGTCCCCTCCCAGCTTGGTGCGGGGGGCAGAGAGGCAACGAGTGAAGCCAGGGGAGCCACTGCACCTTGCAGGGCCGAGGAAGCCACCCGAATGCAGCTGGCAGAGCCTCCGGGAAAAGCTGACAtcctcccagcctggaaagGGCACCAGCAGTGACTGCAAAGGCCGAGGCAAGCCCCTGCGCCCCACAAGCCCAACACGAccccaggagcaggactggAGGGGCCGGGGGGATGCCCACCAAGCACAGGTGTGGGAGAAGGACTGGAAGCGCCAAGAGATTCCCGTGTGCCATGCAGGTGTGATGCGCCAGCTGGAAAGGGACTGGAAAAGCCCTGCTAGATGTCTGGATGTGGGACTACGGCCGGATGACAGCTGGATAAGGCCTGAGAGTCCAGTACAGGATCTGGAGGAGAACTGGAACGGTCATGAGCATGCACGAGATACACACAGCCCTGAGAAGCCATTGGAAACTGACTGGGGGAACAAGAGTCTTCTCATTTACCAT ccccagctgggtgGAAGCACCTTCCCACTGCAAAGCAGCACTGGCTCCTCAGGAAGCCCGCAGCCACATTTGAATGTCAGTAAGAAGCGCAACAAG ccgGATCTTCTCAATTTCAAGAAGGGATGGATGTCCATCCTGGATGAGCCGGGAGAG TGGAAGAAACATTGGTTCGTGCTGACTGACTCGAGCCTGAGATATTACCGGGACTCGAATGCAGAGGAG GCTGATGACCTTGATGGAGAAATTGACCTCCGGTCCTGCACGGATGTGACGGAGTTCGCGGTGCAGCGCAACTATGGCTTCCAGATACAC ACAAAGGATGCCGTCTTCACCCTGTCAGCGATGACCTCTGGTATCCGGCGCAACTGGATCGAGGCCCTGAGGAAGAATGTGCGCCCAGTCAGTGCTCCAGACGTCACCAA aCTCCCAGACTGTGACAAGGAGAACTTCCGTAACTCTGTTCCCCAGAAAGGCTCGCTCCAGGCGGAGGAGCAGCAGCGGCCGGGCTCAGGCTCCGAGGGGAACTCAAAGAGCAGTCACTGGAAGGCGGATGGGCAGCGCCATGCCTTTGACTACGTGGAGCTGTCTCCCTTGCCACAAGACCCTGGAAATCAGGGGTCCCTGCAGAGGACGAAAGGGAGCTTGAGGATCTCCGACCGAACTCCCAAGTACGAGGAGCTGGAGCGGGATCTGGCCCTCCGTTCAGAGGAGAGGCGGAAATGGTTCGAGACCCCCGACGGCAGGGTCCCAAACAGCGATGGCCCAGCAGGAGACCCTTCCCGCAAGGCCGGGGAGCAGGACCTCCCCACTCCTCCACTTTCGGAGGACCAACGGATTCGTCTGAATGAGGAGATAGAGAAGAagtggctggagctggagcgCCTGCCCTTGAAGGACTTGCGGCGCGTGCCCTTGACCACACTGCTGAACCAGAGCAAGGGGAGCCAGGGAGACACCAATGAGGTGCTGAAAAAGGAG ATCCAGTCACTGCGGGCACAGCTGGAGTCCTGCCGGGCCAGAAATGAGAGCCTTCGGGAGGCAGCAAAGTCCCAGGGGGACAGCCATGTGCCCCGAGGGTACATCTCACAG GAGGCCTGTGAGCGCAGCCTGGCTGAGATGGAGTCATCCCACCAGCAAGtgatggaggagctgcagaggcacCACCAGCGGGAGCTGGAGCGGCTGCGGCAGGAGAAGGAGCGGCTCCTGGCAGAGGAGGCGGCGGCAACGGCAGCAG CCATTGAGGCACTGAAGAAAGCCCACCGTGAGGAAATGAATaaggagctgggcaggacacGGAGCTTCCAGCAATGCAGCTCACTCCCAGAAGCCCTCCAGAAGCAGCACCA GTTGGATGTGGAGTCGCTGAAGCGGGAACTGCAGGTGCTTTCTGAGCAGTATTCCCAAAAGTGCCTGGAAATCGGGGAGCTCACCCAGAAGGCAGAAGAGCGGGAGCAGATATTGGAGCGCTGTCAGCGGGAGGGGAAGGACCTCCTCCAGAAAAATCAG gagctgcagacccGCCTCTCGGATGAGATCGGGAAGCTGCGAAGCTTTATTTCATCGCGGAGCTCTGGGGACCGCGCTTCACACAACAATGAGCGGAGTTCCTGCGAGCTGGAG GTGCTGCTGCGGGTGAAGGAGAATGAGCTCCAGTACGTAAAGAAGGAGGTGCAGTGCCTccgggaggagctgcagatgaTGCAAAAG GACAAGAGATTTGCCTCAGGGAAATACCAAGATGTGTATGCTGAGCTGAATCACATTAAGGTGCGCTCGGAGCGAGAGATcgagcagctgaaggagcacCTGCGCCTGGccatggcagctctgcaggagaagGAGTCGCTGTGCAACAGCAAGTAA
- the LOC116995876 gene encoding TRIO and F-actin-binding protein isoform X5, whose product MTPDLLNFKKGWMSILDEPGEWKKHWFVLTDSSLRYYRDSNAEEADDLDGEIDLRSCTDVTEFAVQRNYGFQIHTKDAVFTLSAMTSGIRRNWIEALRKNVRPVSAPDVTKLPDCDKENFRNSVPQKGSLQAEEQQRPGSGSEGNSKSSHWKADGQRHAFDYVELSPLPQDPGNQGSLQRTKGSLRISDRTPKYEELERDLALRSEERRKWFETPDGRVPNSDGPAGDPSRKAGEQDLPTPPLSEDQRIRLNEEIEKKWLELERLPLKDLRRVPLTTLLNQSKGSQGDTNEVLKKEIQSLRAQLESCRARNESLREAAKSQGDSHVPRGYISQEACERSLAEMESSHQQVMEELQRHHQRELERLRQEKERLLAEEAAATAAAIEALKKAHREEMNKELGRTRSFQQCSSLPEALQKQHQLDVESLKRELQVLSEQYSQKCLEIGELTQKAEEREQILERCQREGKDLLQKNQELQTRLSDEIGKLRSFISSRSSGDRASHNNERSSCELEVLLRVKENELQYVKKEVQCLREELQMMQKDKRFASGKYQDVYAELNHIKVRSEREIEQLKEHLRLAMAALQEKESLCNSK is encoded by the exons ATGACG ccgGATCTTCTCAATTTCAAGAAGGGATGGATGTCCATCCTGGATGAGCCGGGAGAG TGGAAGAAACATTGGTTCGTGCTGACTGACTCGAGCCTGAGATATTACCGGGACTCGAATGCAGAGGAG GCTGATGACCTTGATGGAGAAATTGACCTCCGGTCCTGCACGGATGTGACGGAGTTCGCGGTGCAGCGCAACTATGGCTTCCAGATACAC ACAAAGGATGCCGTCTTCACCCTGTCAGCGATGACCTCTGGTATCCGGCGCAACTGGATCGAGGCCCTGAGGAAGAATGTGCGCCCAGTCAGTGCTCCAGACGTCACCAA aCTCCCAGACTGTGACAAGGAGAACTTCCGTAACTCTGTTCCCCAGAAAGGCTCGCTCCAGGCGGAGGAGCAGCAGCGGCCGGGCTCAGGCTCCGAGGGGAACTCAAAGAGCAGTCACTGGAAGGCGGATGGGCAGCGCCATGCCTTTGACTACGTGGAGCTGTCTCCCTTGCCACAAGACCCTGGAAATCAGGGGTCCCTGCAGAGGACGAAAGGGAGCTTGAGGATCTCCGACCGAACTCCCAAGTACGAGGAGCTGGAGCGGGATCTGGCCCTCCGTTCAGAGGAGAGGCGGAAATGGTTCGAGACCCCCGACGGCAGGGTCCCAAACAGCGATGGCCCAGCAGGAGACCCTTCCCGCAAGGCCGGGGAGCAGGACCTCCCCACTCCTCCACTTTCGGAGGACCAACGGATTCGTCTGAATGAGGAGATAGAGAAGAagtggctggagctggagcgCCTGCCCTTGAAGGACTTGCGGCGCGTGCCCTTGACCACACTGCTGAACCAGAGCAAGGGGAGCCAGGGAGACACCAATGAGGTGCTGAAAAAGGAG ATCCAGTCACTGCGGGCACAGCTGGAGTCCTGCCGGGCCAGAAATGAGAGCCTTCGGGAGGCAGCAAAGTCCCAGGGGGACAGCCATGTGCCCCGAGGGTACATCTCACAG GAGGCCTGTGAGCGCAGCCTGGCTGAGATGGAGTCATCCCACCAGCAAGtgatggaggagctgcagaggcacCACCAGCGGGAGCTGGAGCGGCTGCGGCAGGAGAAGGAGCGGCTCCTGGCAGAGGAGGCGGCGGCAACGGCAGCAG CCATTGAGGCACTGAAGAAAGCCCACCGTGAGGAAATGAATaaggagctgggcaggacacGGAGCTTCCAGCAATGCAGCTCACTCCCAGAAGCCCTCCAGAAGCAGCACCA GTTGGATGTGGAGTCGCTGAAGCGGGAACTGCAGGTGCTTTCTGAGCAGTATTCCCAAAAGTGCCTGGAAATCGGGGAGCTCACCCAGAAGGCAGAAGAGCGGGAGCAGATATTGGAGCGCTGTCAGCGGGAGGGGAAGGACCTCCTCCAGAAAAATCAG gagctgcagacccGCCTCTCGGATGAGATCGGGAAGCTGCGAAGCTTTATTTCATCGCGGAGCTCTGGGGACCGCGCTTCACACAACAATGAGCGGAGTTCCTGCGAGCTGGAG GTGCTGCTGCGGGTGAAGGAGAATGAGCTCCAGTACGTAAAGAAGGAGGTGCAGTGCCTccgggaggagctgcagatgaTGCAAAAG GACAAGAGATTTGCCTCAGGGAAATACCAAGATGTGTATGCTGAGCTGAATCACATTAAGGTGCGCTCGGAGCGAGAGATcgagcagctgaaggagcacCTGCGCCTGGccatggcagctctgcaggagaagGAGTCGCTGTGCAACAGCAAGTAA